One Mangifera indica cultivar Alphonso chromosome 4, CATAS_Mindica_2.1, whole genome shotgun sequence genomic region harbors:
- the LOC123215051 gene encoding G2/mitotic-specific cyclin-2-like has product MKEIMAGSKAPTPSLIAAGASSFQDVLRVGGEKNVKERDQNQRRPLGSVNPNIMGATLRSNVVNKRKDLTCDKNSILGHNPSTRLAEHEETKKPITLAKDCTIIDVHEYHEDDDDSDVGVPMCVRHTEAFLDEIDRMDVDEMEDFEDPIVDIDSRDSQNPLAVVEYVDDIYAFYSKSEISSCVYPNYMDNQADINEKMRAILIDWLIEVHYKFELMDETLFLTVNILDRFLEKQSVVRKKLQLVGMTAMLLACKYEEVSVPIVEDFVLISDNAYTRKEVLDMEKLMVNSLQFNLSVPTPYVFMRRFLKAAQSDRKLELLSFFNIELCLVEYDMIKFPPSLLAAAAIYTAQCSLYQFKEWTKTSQWHTNYSEDQLLECSRLMVTLHQKAGKGKLTGVYRKYCTSKFGYAAKIEPAQFLLDD; this is encoded by the exons AAGAATGTAAAGGAGAGAGATCAAAATCAAAGAAGGCCGTTAGGTAGTGTCAATCCCAACATAATGGGAGCTACCCTTCGCTCTAATGTTGTCAACAAAAG GAAAGATTTAACTTGTGATAAGAACTCAATTTTAGGACATAACCCTAGTACAAGATTGGCCGAACATGAG GAGACTAAGAAGCCAATCACATTGGCAAAAGATTGTACAATCATAGATGTACATGAGTAtcatgaggatgatgatgacagCGATGTTGGGGTCCCAATGTGTGTGAGGCACACAGAAGCATTTCTTGATGAGATTGATAGAATG GATGTTGATGAAATGGAGGATTTTGAGGACCCCATTGTGGACATTGACAGCAGAGATTCACAAAATCCACTTGCAGTTGTTGAATATGTAGATGACATCTATGCTTTTTACAGCAAAAGTGAG ATTTCTAGTTGTGTTTATCCTAATTACATGGACAATCAAGCTGACATTAATGAGAAAATGAGAGCTATACTCATTGATTGGCTTATAGAG GTTCACTACAAATTTGAACTTATGGATGAGACATTGTTCCTTACAGTCAATATCTTAGACAGATTTTTAGAGAAGCAATCAGTGGTCAGAAAGAAGCTTCAATTAGTCGGCATGACAGCTATGCTATTGGCATGCAAGTATGAGGAGGTCTCTGTCCCCATTGTAGAGGACTTTGTCCTGATATCAGATAATGCTTATACAAGAAAAGAAGTTCTTGATATG GAGAAACTAATGGTGAACAGTTTACAATTCAACTTATCTGTGCCAACCCCTTATGTGTTCATGAGGAGATTTCTCAAGGCTGCACAATCTGACAGAAAG CTTGAGCTTCTATCATTCTTCAACATTGAGCTATGCCTGGTGGAGTATGATATGATCAAGTTTCCACCATCTTTGCTTGCTGCTGCAGCAATTTACACGGCTCAGTGCAGCCTCTACCAGTTTAAGGAATGGACTAAAACAAGCCAGTGGCATACAAACTACTCAGAAGATCAGCTCTT GGAATGCTCGAGACTGATGGTTACGTTACACCAGAAGGCCGGAAAGGGGAAGCTAACTGGAGTATATCGGAAGTATTGCACAAGCAAGTTTGGCTATGCAGCAAAAATTGAACCTGCCCAGTTTCTCTTAGATGATTGA